TTCAATATTAATTAAAACTCCCTTCCTAACTCCTCTTGATATACTAGTGCCTATTCCAACTATTTCTAATTGATCATTTAAATTTACCTCGGCAACAACAGTGCAAATTTTTGAAGTTCCAACATCTAGACCTACTATCAAATTCCTAGACACTAACTTTCTCCTAACAAAATGATATCACCACTTCTTAAATCTATAACGCCGGGTTTTCCTTTAAGGAAATTAACTGCAAGAAACGCTTTATGCATCACATCCATTAAATTCATATCAACTGTTATCAATATTTTATTATATATACTTTTAATATACAAAATTACATTATAATCATAGAAATTCAATTTTAAAAAATTGACCTCTGATATTAAATTATACAAATATTCTTGATTTATTTTAAGATAATCAAGACCTCTTATAATATTAAGCATCCTATCCTCTAGAAAATCTCCTACATTATTGTCATTTAAACCCAATCCGCTAATTATGGGTAAATCATAAATTAAATGCTTGTTTTTTTCTAAAATTACACCATCTGATGCAATACAATAATAAGTAATATTGCCATTTACGTTTTGTAAAGCAATAGCAATCGGTATTCT
This genomic interval from Borreliella andersonii contains the following:
- a CDS encoding cell division protein FtsQ/DivIB yields the protein MIFERKFLIKYIYFLTSLIFFETMIIIFVSPYFLIRYISINNNVLLSREDIIRISGIKPNTYYHNADVRMYEENLKKDLRIKNVKVDLKFPNKINIKIEKRIPIAIALQNVNGNITYYCIASDGVILEKNKHLIYDLPIISGLGLNDNNVGDFLEDRMLNIIRGLDYLKINQEYLYNLISEVNFLKLNFYDYNVILYIKSIYNKILITVDMNLMDVMHKAFLAVNFLKGKPGVIDLRSGDIILLGES